A window of the Balaenoptera acutorostrata chromosome 13, mBalAcu1.1, whole genome shotgun sequence genome harbors these coding sequences:
- the TSSK2 gene encoding testis-specific serine/threonine-protein kinase 2, producing the protein MDDAAVLRKKGYIVGINLGKGSYAKVKSAYSERLKFNVAVKIIDRKKTPTDFVERFLPREMDILATVNHRSIIKTYEIFETSDGRIYIIMELGVQGDLLEFIKCRGALHEDVARKMFWQLSSAVKYCHNLDVVHRDLKCENLLLDKDFNIKLSDFGFSKRCLRDSSGRIILSKTFCGSAAYAAPEVLQGIPYQPKVYDIWSLGVILYIMVCGSMPYDDSDIKKMLRIQKEHRVDFPRSKNLTGECKDLIYRILQPDVNRRLHIDEILSHSWLQPPKPKAVSLASFKREGEGKYRAECKLDTQLGSWPEHQPEHQPDHKLGAKNQHRLLVVPENVDRMEDRLAETSRAKDHHVSGAEVGKAST; encoded by the coding sequence ATGGATGATGCCGCAGTCCTAAGGAAGAAGGGTTACATCGTGGGCATCAACCTGGGCAAGGGCTCATATGCAAAAGTCAAATCCGCCTACTCCGAGCGCCTCAAGTTCAACGTGGCCGTCAAGATCATCGACCGCAAGAAGACGCCCACGGACTTTGTGGAGAGATTCCTTCCCCGGGAGATGGACATCCTGGCAACCGTCAACCACCGCTCTATCATCAAGACCTACGAGATCTTTGAGACCTCCGACGGCCGTATCTACATCATCATGGAGCTCGGAGTTCAGGGCGACCTACTCGAGTTCATCAAGTGCCGGGGGGCCCTGCATGAGGACGTGGCACGCAAGATGTTCTGGCAGCTGTCCTCCGCCGTCAAGTACTGCCACAACCTGGACGTCGTCCACCGAGACCTCAAGTGTGAGAACCTTCTCCTTGACAAGGACTTCAACATCAAGCTGTCCGACTTCGGCTTCTCCAAGCGCTGCCTGCGGGACAGCAGTGGGCGCATCATCCTCAGCAAGACCTTCTGTGGGTCGGCAGCGTACGCGGCCCCTGAGGTGTTGCAGGGCATCCCCTACCAGCCCAAGGTGTATGACATCTGGAGCCTGGGTGTGATCCTCTACATCATGGTCTGCGGCTCCATGCCCTATGACGACTCGGACATCAAGAAGATGTTGCGCATCCAGAAGGAGCACCGCGTGGACTTCCCACGCTCCAAGAACCTGACAGGCGAGTGCAAGGACCTTATCTACCGCATCCTGCAGCCGGACGTCAACCGGCGGCTGCACATCGACGAGATCCTCAGCCACTCATGGTTGCAGCCCCCCAAGCCCAAAGCCGTGTCTTTGGCCTCCTTTAAGAGGGAGGGTGAAGGCAAGTACCGGGCTGAGTGCAAACTGGACACCCAGCTGGGCTCGTGGCCCGAGCACCAGCCTGAGCACCAGCCCGACCACAAGCTGGGGGCCAAGAACCAGCACCGGCTGCTGGTGGTGCCCGAGAACGTGGACAGGATGGAGGACCGGCTGGCCGAGACCTCCAGGGCGAAGGACCATCACGTCTCCGGAGCCGAGGTGGGGAAGGCGAGCACCTAG